Proteins from one Triticum aestivum cultivar Chinese Spring chromosome 7A, IWGSC CS RefSeq v2.1, whole genome shotgun sequence genomic window:
- the LOC123153453 gene encoding protein trichome birefringence-like 19 has protein sequence MEFHGVKLPAIAHHSRHWHCVLPAAVLTTCLVVLAAMSLPGRVPLMPPFLPSMTGHGRGVNGSCDIFKGEWVPDPGAPRYTNETCPVIHGHYDCMRYGKPDLGFVRWRWRPDGCELPRFDAARFLGAMRGKSVAFVGDSLARNQMHSLVCLLARAERPVPWTKAGYVYRYERHGFAVADFWSPFLVRAVETDRDGPARSGAGLWSLHLDEPDAGWAAHAGMFDYIVVSAGSWFYRPSVFYERGRLVGCSGCLAPNITDLTLRYSLRLAFRSALRAAVGAPGGRSRTVIVRTISPSHYENGTRSEDGDCVRTRPLRRGQWEMDEEQKEMRRIQVEEFAAAEAAARGKGVRMLLMDATEAMALRPDAHPSKYRLWEPEKFWVSRDCLHWCLPGAMDACNDMLLHMLIG, from the coding sequence ATGGAGTTTCATGGAGTCAAGCTCCCGGCGATTGCCCATCACAGCCGCCACTGGCACTGTGTGCTCCCCGCCGCCGTCCTCACGACGTGCCTTGTGGTCCTCGCGGCGATGAGCCTGCCCGGCCGCGTGCCGCTGATGCCGCCGTTTCTCCCGAGCATGACCGGCCATGGACGAGGCGTCAACGGGTCCTGCGACATATTCAAGGGCGAGTGGGTGCCCGACCCGGGCGCGCCGCGATACACCAACGAGACGTGCCCCGTGATCCACGGCCACTACGACTGCATGCGGTACGGCAAGCCGGACCTCGGGTTcgtgcggtggcggtggcggccggACGGGTGCGAGCTGCCCCGCTTCGACGCGGCGCGCTTCCTCGGCGCCATGAGGGGCAAATCCGTGGCGTTCGTCGGCGACTCGCTCGCCAGGAACCAGATGCACTCGCTCGTGTGCCTCCTGGCGCGGGCCGAGCGGCCCGTGCCGTGGACCAAAGCGGGATACGTCTACCGCTACGAGCGCCACGGCTTCGCCGTCGCCGACTTCTGGTCGCCGTTCCTCGTCCGCGCCGTCGAGACCGACCGGGACGGCCCGGCGCGTAGCGGGGCCGGCCTGTGGAGCCTCCACCTAGACGAGCCGGACGCTGGATGGGCGGCCCACGCCGGCATGTTCGACTACATCGTCGTCTCCGCCGGCAGCTGGTTCTACCGGCCGTCCGTGTTCTACGAGCGCGGCCGTCTCGTCGGGTGCAGCGGCTGCCTCGCTCCTAACATCACCGACCTCACGCTCCGGTACTCCCTGCGGCTGGCGTTCCGGAGCGCGCTCCGCGCGGCCGTGGGCGCGCCGGGCGGCCGCTCCCGGACGGTCATCGTGCGGACGATCTCGCCGTCGCACTACGAGAACGGGACGCGGAGCGAGGACGGCGACTGCGTCCGGACGCGGCCTCTCCGGCGTGGTCAGTGGGAGATggacgaggagcagaaggagatgCGCCGGATACAGGTGGAGGAGTTCGCGGCGGCAGAGGCTGCGGCGAGAGGGAAAGGGGTGAGGATGCTGCTGATGGACGCGACGGAGGCCATGGCGCTGCGGCCGGACGCCCACCCGAGCAAGTACCGGCTGTGGGAGCCGGAGAAGTTCTGGGTGTCCCGTGACTGCCTACACTGGTGCCTGCCCGGCGCCATGGACGCGTGCAACGACATGCTGCTTCACATGCTGATCGGTTAA